A single window of Pontiella agarivorans DNA harbors:
- a CDS encoding M20/M25/M40 family metallo-hydrolase: MYSILRGKNTGLHAREINFAQRLIQIPSTSGHEAEVAACTEREMQNIGYDQVYRDDFGNVIGTMLGHEGKPTILLNSHMDTVNPEDNELWKTSPFEGKLADGKLYGTGAADCKAGLAAQVYTGALLKRSLLPLRGNLVVAATVAEENGASVGIRGLLEQTLPELGLMPDYAILGEPTSLGLYYGHDGWIEVDILIDSSATETLHDATRKITAEYDEPEQQPSWTEIREIGPIQPDESGRSRRTLHMAQRMVEGMPAEAVLDEINQHVQLAVKPLPDINAAVAVHEETQRMHSGHMVTVRRISNAWTTDPFCRLIERSRQALAAADCEVRTGRWKLGKLGMGTAGAVLVNDFNIPTIGYGPGNEDHAHAANEQVACSDIQQSVYGTASIVHALIGVPVCGWTADEI; the protein is encoded by the coding sequence ATGTACTCAATACTCAGAGGCAAAAATACCGGGCTCCATGCGCGGGAAATCAACTTTGCACAGCGGCTGATTCAGATTCCCAGCACCAGCGGACACGAAGCGGAGGTGGCCGCCTGCACCGAACGCGAAATGCAGAATATCGGCTACGATCAGGTCTACCGCGACGACTTCGGGAACGTGATCGGAACCATGCTCGGACACGAAGGCAAACCGACCATATTGCTCAACAGCCATATGGACACCGTCAATCCGGAAGATAACGAACTGTGGAAAACATCGCCCTTTGAAGGAAAACTTGCTGACGGCAAACTGTATGGAACGGGCGCGGCTGACTGCAAAGCAGGACTGGCCGCCCAGGTTTATACCGGCGCTCTGCTGAAACGCAGCCTGCTCCCTCTGCGGGGTAATCTGGTTGTGGCGGCCACAGTCGCCGAAGAAAACGGTGCAAGCGTCGGCATCCGGGGTCTGCTGGAACAGACCCTTCCGGAACTCGGCCTGATGCCCGACTATGCCATTCTCGGCGAACCCACCAGCCTCGGACTCTATTACGGCCACGACGGATGGATTGAGGTGGATATCCTGATCGACAGCTCCGCCACGGAAACCCTGCACGACGCCACCCGGAAAATCACTGCAGAATATGACGAACCGGAGCAGCAGCCTTCGTGGACCGAAATCCGCGAAATCGGCCCGATTCAGCCGGATGAAAGCGGTCGCTCCCGCAGAACCCTGCACATGGCCCAGCGAATGGTTGAAGGCATGCCGGCCGAAGCGGTGCTGGACGAAATCAACCAGCATGTTCAACTCGCCGTCAAACCCCTGCCCGACATTAATGCCGCCGTCGCCGTGCACGAAGAGACCCAGCGTATGCACAGCGGACACATGGTCACCGTACGGCGCATTTCCAACGCCTGGACCACGGATCCGTTCTGCCGGCTGATCGAGCGTTCACGGCAGGCATTGGCCGCAGCCGACTGCGAAGTACGAACCGGCCGATGGAAACTCGGAAAACTCGGAATGGGTACAGCTGGCGCGGTACTGGTGAACGACTTCAACATTCCCACCATCGGCTACGGCCCCGGGAACGAAGATCATGCGCACGCCGCAAACGAACAGGTGGCCTGCTCCGATATCCAGCAATCTGTCTACGGCACGGCATCCATTGTGCACGCACTGATCGGCGTACCGGTCTGCGGCTGGACCGCAGATGAAATATAA
- a CDS encoding acetate/propionate family kinase: protein MNILVFNCGSSSLKYRLIAFPAETEIAAGEAQRVGPATAESSRIYHRVGGGEQKVHYADMPNHGAAFKEVMHLLEEAGLKPDALGHRTVHGGTRFTQPTRMNPEAVQRLEALNNLAPLHNPPTLNLMHSCSMQYPDLPQVAVFDTAFHATIPEEAYTYAIPEKLRERHGLRKYGFHGTSHRFVVEEAARILNKPLNTLNVVSCHLGSGGASLCAVKNGRSVDNTMGFSPLQGLIMSTRCGDIDPALTLSLLISEKGGESAVEKVLNTRSGVLGLSGTSGDIRDILTTDDPDESVRDTAAAYIWRIRKYLGAYLTVIGQPDAVIFTDTVGEQVPDVREKVCRDLTCFGLQLDTGKNRTATTLPCDIAAPESRMHILVIQTNEELAIARETYQLLQQPINTSPEKESEDEKLTA from the coding sequence ATGAACATTCTTGTTTTCAACTGCGGCAGCTCATCGCTGAAATACCGGCTCATTGCCTTCCCCGCCGAAACCGAAATTGCGGCGGGTGAAGCCCAGCGGGTCGGACCGGCAACGGCTGAATCATCACGCATCTATCATCGCGTCGGCGGAGGTGAGCAGAAAGTACACTATGCTGATATGCCCAACCACGGCGCGGCATTCAAGGAGGTGATGCACCTGCTGGAAGAGGCCGGACTCAAACCCGATGCACTCGGACACCGGACCGTCCACGGCGGCACCCGGTTCACCCAGCCGACCCGCATGAACCCGGAAGCCGTTCAGCGGCTGGAAGCCCTCAACAACCTCGCGCCACTGCATAATCCGCCGACCCTGAATTTAATGCACAGCTGCAGCATGCAGTATCCCGACCTTCCGCAGGTTGCGGTCTTTGATACTGCATTTCATGCAACCATCCCGGAGGAAGCCTACACCTATGCCATTCCTGAAAAACTCCGCGAGCGGCATGGCCTTCGCAAATACGGTTTTCATGGCACCAGCCACCGGTTTGTGGTGGAGGAAGCGGCCCGCATACTGAATAAACCACTGAACACCCTGAATGTTGTCAGCTGCCATCTCGGCAGCGGCGGAGCCAGTCTCTGCGCCGTGAAAAACGGTCGTAGCGTGGACAACACCATGGGCTTTTCACCCCTGCAGGGACTCATCATGAGCACCCGCTGCGGCGATATCGATCCGGCACTTACGCTCAGCCTCCTGATCTCTGAAAAGGGCGGAGAATCGGCCGTCGAAAAGGTGCTGAATACGCGGAGCGGCGTTTTGGGACTCAGCGGAACCTCCGGAGATATCCGCGACATTCTCACGACCGACGACCCCGATGAATCCGTGCGGGACACCGCCGCAGCTTATATCTGGCGCATCCGCAAATATCTGGGAGCCTATCTAACGGTAATCGGTCAGCCCGACGCGGTGATATTCACCGATACCGTGGGCGAACAGGTGCCCGATGTCCGCGAAAAAGTCTGCCGGGATCTCACCTGCTTCGGCCTTCAGCTCGACACCGGAAAAAACCGGACGGCAACCACCCTGCCCTGCGATATCGCCGCCCCCGAAAGCCGGATGCACATCCTGGTCATCCAGACCAACGAAGAACTGGCCATTGCGCGGGAAACCTACCAATTGCTGCAGCAACCCATTAATACCTCTCCAGAAAAGGAGTCTGAAGATGAAAAGCTTACTGCTTAA